A section of the Methanobrevibacter sp. genome encodes:
- the npdG gene encoding NADPH-dependent F420 reductase, translating to MKVAVIGGTGPQGLGIAKRFAIEGVEVIVGSRKEEKALQIVEETIEELKDYDLNIVGMANEDAAKAGDILILTVPLAAQKPTLEGIKEFCTDKIVLDATVPLETAIGGKPFRFIDLMEGSAAERTDKILAGTGAKVICAFCNISNSHLSNIPNDIDCDCLIAGNDKEAKEIATELINKLPGVKAIDTGILEKSRIIEKITPLLIGLNIKYRSHYGGLRITGIPQFED from the coding sequence ATGAAAGTTGCAGTTATTGGTGGAACTGGCCCACAAGGTTTAGGAATTGCAAAAAGATTTGCAATTGAAGGGGTAGAAGTTATTGTAGGTTCCCGTAAGGAAGAAAAGGCATTGCAAATTGTTGAAGAAACAATTGAAGAACTTAAGGATTATGATTTAAACATTGTAGGGATGGCAAATGAAGATGCAGCAAAGGCTGGAGACATCTTAATTCTCACTGTACCACTTGCAGCACAAAAACCTACTCTTGAAGGAATCAAGGAATTCTGTACAGATAAAATAGTTCTCGATGCAACTGTACCTCTTGAAACAGCTATTGGTGGAAAACCATTCCGTTTCATTGACTTAATGGAAGGATCTGCTGCAGAAAGAACTGACAAAATCCTTGCAGGAACCGGTGCAAAAGTTATCTGTGCATTCTGTAATATCAGTAACTCTCACTTATCTAATATTCCAAATGACATCGACTGTGATTGCTTGATTGCAGGAAATGATAAGGAAGCAAAAGAAATAGCTACTGAACTCATTAATAAACTTCCAGGTGTAAAAGCAATTGATACTGGAATTTTAGAAAAATCCAGAATTATTGAAAAAATCACTCCACTCCTTATCGGATTAAACATTAAATACAGATCCCATTATGGTGGATTAAGAATTACTGGAATTCCTCAATTTGAAGATTAA